Proteins co-encoded in one Kribbella qitaiheensis genomic window:
- a CDS encoding tyrosine-type recombinase/integrase, with product MTDEPIDHDASDALVVVEVTAAPRGAQLVASDELWPGVLDPPAFKRLVMEWLSQYANQGTRQTYAYALGIPQEWAHWQVTKDVVRMKPPAAGSGVLHDVVWFRWCAARSMDPREATGTHVKAWLHTLEAAGASKRTRQRMLSTLSAFYAYLTELGAVPANPAALNRTRLGLNRSARDASPTIRLTATQLKALLDAAAQLPNRTRHRNLYAARAVAVVALLTLGLRVSELVGLDRDNLMVSGGEPMLRVLGKGGVHREVYLTALASTALETYLAERDREAEATAPAVRGRTNAAVTPLIATRVGGRCSRFDMNALLRRIAVQAGPALADVADRIHPHALRHAYVTIALEQDARIQHIQADVGHASIATTQYYDRNRRTRATTAADLVEAAIRAADPAPPD from the coding sequence GTGACGGATGAACCGATCGACCACGACGCAAGCGACGCGCTCGTCGTAGTCGAGGTAACGGCAGCACCTCGCGGAGCCCAGCTCGTCGCGAGTGACGAGCTCTGGCCCGGTGTCCTGGACCCACCGGCCTTCAAGCGACTGGTGATGGAGTGGCTCAGCCAGTACGCGAACCAGGGGACCCGCCAGACGTACGCCTATGCACTCGGCATCCCCCAGGAGTGGGCTCACTGGCAGGTCACAAAGGACGTAGTACGGATGAAGCCACCGGCAGCGGGCAGTGGGGTGCTGCATGACGTGGTGTGGTTCAGGTGGTGTGCAGCACGATCCATGGACCCACGGGAAGCGACCGGCACCCATGTAAAGGCCTGGCTCCACACGTTGGAAGCAGCAGGCGCGAGCAAGCGCACGAGGCAGCGCATGCTCTCCACCCTCAGCGCGTTCTACGCGTACCTCACAGAGCTAGGCGCAGTCCCAGCAAACCCAGCCGCACTCAACCGCACCCGCCTGGGCCTCAACCGCAGCGCCCGCGACGCCTCGCCCACCATCCGCCTCACCGCAACCCAGCTCAAAGCACTACTCGACGCAGCAGCACAACTGCCCAACCGCACCCGCCACCGCAACCTGTACGCCGCTCGCGCGGTGGCCGTAGTCGCTCTGCTAACCCTCGGCCTCCGTGTCTCCGAGCTAGTCGGTCTGGACCGCGACAACCTCATGGTCTCCGGCGGTGAACCCATGCTGCGCGTCCTCGGCAAGGGCGGCGTGCACCGCGAGGTCTACCTCACCGCCCTGGCTTCCACGGCGCTAGAGACCTACCTGGCCGAGCGTGACCGCGAAGCCGAAGCCACAGCTCCCGCAGTACGAGGCCGCACGAACGCTGCTGTCACCCCGCTCATCGCAACTCGCGTCGGCGGCCGCTGTTCCCGGTTCGACATGAACGCCCTGCTCCGGCGGATCGCGGTACAGGCTGGTCCCGCTCTGGCGGATGTTGCTGACCGGATCCACCCGCACGCGCTCCGGCACGCCTATGTGACGATCGCCCTCGAGCAAGACGCCCGGATCCAGCACATCCAGGCCGACGTCGGCCACGCGAGCATCGCGACCACCCAGTACTACGACCGCAACCGCCGCACCCGAGCGACCACGGCAGCCGACCTGGTCGAGGCGGCGATCCGGGCAGCCGACCCGGCGCCTCCGGACTGA
- a CDS encoding TetR/AcrR family transcriptional regulator produces MATRERRTPRRTDALSRERIVEAAIELLDTAGEDGLTFRVLTERLSTGPGAIYWHVANKGELLAAATEAVVGPVLTATPADSAEPAGAANPTEQAAPAAPAAPAAPAGSTGPGAPSGDKESAQDAIRAVALGLFDAIDEHPWLALQLTTQLSRSPWGSVTPRIFERLGQQVCALGVPKNSWFMTTSALMHYILGAAGQNSANARVLGPDANRTEFLGETAKAWTELDPENYPFTRAVADQMRDHDDREQFLAGVNLVLAGITSLHLPNQ; encoded by the coding sequence ATGGCAACACGGGAGCGCCGCACGCCGCGGCGTACGGATGCGCTATCCCGCGAGCGCATCGTCGAGGCTGCGATCGAGCTGCTCGACACGGCAGGCGAGGACGGCCTGACCTTCAGGGTCCTCACCGAGCGTCTCTCCACCGGCCCCGGCGCGATCTACTGGCACGTCGCAAACAAGGGCGAACTACTAGCAGCCGCCACGGAAGCAGTAGTCGGCCCCGTTCTAACCGCTACGCCCGCGGATTCCGCCGAGCCAGCGGGCGCCGCCAACCCCACCGAGCAGGCTGCCCCCGCTGCCCCCGCTGCCCCCGCTGCCCCCGCCGGCTCCACCGGCCCGGGAGCCCCGTCCGGAGACAAGGAGTCGGCACAGGATGCGATTCGTGCGGTGGCGCTTGGGTTGTTCGATGCGATTGACGAGCACCCGTGGCTCGCGCTCCAGCTCACCACACAGCTGTCCCGTAGTCCCTGGGGATCGGTGACGCCGCGGATCTTCGAGCGGCTCGGTCAGCAGGTTTGTGCGCTCGGGGTGCCCAAGAACAGTTGGTTCATGACGACCTCGGCGTTGATGCACTACATCCTGGGCGCCGCCGGCCAGAACAGCGCGAACGCCCGCGTCCTCGGACCGGATGCGAACCGCACCGAATTCCTCGGCGAGACGGCGAAGGCGTGGACGGAGCTCGACCCCGAGAACTACCCGTTCACCCGGGCCGTCGCCGACCAGATGCGCGACCACGACGACCGCGAACAGTTCCTGGCCGGCGTTAACCTCGTCCTCGCCGGCATCACCTCCCTCCACCTGCCCAACCAGTAG
- a CDS encoding DUF4267 domain-containing protein, which yields MPVSGVLRSAPIKGIRDVVLALVLGILLATGHRRALGWVLLVEAFAAYGDMTTVLAHHGSVATALGVHARERFGDWNSAPAVSG from the coding sequence TTGCCGGTTTCCGGCGTACTCCGGTCGGCCCCCATCAAGGGGATCCGCGACGTCGTCTTGGCCCTGGTCCTGGGCATCCTGCTGGCGACGGGCCACCGCCGGGCGCTGGGCTGGGTGCTGCTGGTGGAGGCCTTCGCCGCGTACGGCGACATGACCACCGTGCTCGCCCACCACGGCTCCGTGGCCACCGCGCTCGGCGTCCACGCGAGGGAGCGTTTCGGCGATTGGAACAGCGCTCCAGCTGTGTCAGGATGA
- a CDS encoding tyrosine-type recombinase/integrase, giving the protein MLDDDTRRAYASRVRGYLIWLDTADVDGDPLAQAGARDGAVRDYRSHLQTVAQRKPSTINTTLAAIGDLYLRLGLGAPDVRRLDLPQAAPPALSERDITRWLRTVERWVNPRDRVLALIPFYAGLRLGEVVALNLDDIALSARKGLITVRAGKGERYREVPIHTGLRPDLTLWINDERPNWPGTADTTALLLNHRGTRLSARGAHDVISAIADQAGIDDDFTSHALRHTFGTTLVRDGHDLVLVAELMGHARLDQARRYSLPTQADRERAINSLPTDH; this is encoded by the coding sequence ATGCTCGACGACGACACCCGCCGCGCCTACGCCTCCCGGGTCCGCGGCTACCTGATCTGGCTGGACACCGCCGACGTCGACGGCGACCCGCTCGCCCAGGCCGGCGCCCGCGACGGCGCCGTGCGCGACTACCGCAGCCACCTGCAGACCGTCGCCCAACGCAAACCCTCCACCATCAACACCACCCTCGCCGCGATCGGCGACCTCTACCTACGCCTCGGCCTCGGCGCCCCCGACGTCCGGCGCCTCGACCTGCCCCAGGCCGCACCCCCGGCACTATCCGAGCGCGACATCACCCGCTGGCTACGCACCGTCGAACGCTGGGTCAACCCCCGCGACCGGGTCCTGGCCCTGATCCCGTTCTACGCCGGACTGCGCCTCGGCGAGGTCGTCGCCCTCAACCTCGACGACATCGCCCTGTCCGCCCGCAAAGGACTCATCACCGTCCGGGCCGGCAAAGGCGAGCGCTACCGCGAAGTACCCATCCACACCGGGCTACGCCCCGACCTCACCTTGTGGATCAACGACGAACGACCCAACTGGCCCGGCACCGCCGACACCACCGCGCTGCTGCTCAACCACCGCGGCACCCGGCTGTCCGCCCGCGGCGCCCACGACGTCATCAGCGCCATCGCCGACCAGGCAGGCATCGACGACGACTTCACCAGCCACGCCCTGCGCCACACCTTCGGCACCACCCTCGTCCGCGACGGCCACGACCTCGTCCTCGTCGCCGAACTCATGGGACACGCCCGCCTCGACCAAGCCCGCCGGTACAGCCTCCCCACCCAAGCCGACCGCGAACGAGCCATCAACAGCCTCCCCACCGACCACTAA